In Flavobacteriales bacterium, the sequence GGCTCTGACAGCCTTTGATCAACAGGTCTTCTGTCTTCAAGCCCTCCTCGATCAATGGCAATTCCTTACCGAGTGAAATGATGTGCTCGTACTTATCCATCCAATCATCAAAAAGTGAAAACTCATCAATGATCTCTTGTTCCTTCCGTTCAATATTCCCCACAGTTCCTACCATTAAAACATTCGTTTTACGCGTTCTATTCCTTCAACAAGCCTGATCACCTCTTGTTTTGTGTTGTATACCGCAAACGAGGCGCGCACGGTTCCTGGCACTTCAAAGAAATTCATTACCGGCTGCGTACAGTGGTGTCCTGTTCGCACTGCAATTCCCAATTTATCGAGGATCACACCAGTATCATACGGATGAATTCCATCCAGCACGAACGACACCAGACCAGCTCGTTCCTTAGCAGTTCCAATGAATCGAAGGCCTTTTATATCGCGCAGCTGACTGACCGCAAAGCGCGAAAGTTCTGCTTCGTGCTCACCGATAAAATCGTAGCCAATGCTGTTAATGAAATCGATGGCCGCTCCCAGTCCAATTCCGCCTGCAATGTTGGGTGTTCCAGCTTCAAACTTATGAGGTAATTCGTTGTAAGTCGTCTTCTCAAAGGTCACATTCTTGATCATGTCACCACCACCTTGCCAAGGCGCCATATCATTCAGCAACTCCTCTTTCCCGTATAGAATTCCAACGCCTGTTGGGCCATACATCTTATGGGCTGAAAAGACATAGAAATCGCAATCGAGTTCTTGCACATCCACCGGAATGTGATGAATCGCTTGTGCACCATCAATCATCACAGGAATGTTCTGCGCATGCGCAATATCAATCATTTCCTTAATCGGATTGATGGTTCCTAAGGAATTGGATACATGCACCAACGAGATCAGCTCCGTTTTCGGACCGATCAGTTTCTTAAACTCTTCAATATCGATTTCACCTTCCTTCGAAATCGGAATCACTTTCAGA encodes:
- a CDS encoding cysteine desulfurase → MSELLTDIEAIRAQFPILKREVNGKPLIYLDNGATSQKPQSVIDAISHYYEYENSNIHRGVHTLSQDATAAYEDVRKKVQKFINAKYDHEVIFTSGTTGGINLVASSFGENLVRKGDEILITAMEHHSNIVPWQMLCERKGAILKVIPISKEGEIDIEEFKKLIGPKTELISLVHVSNSLGTINPIKEMIDIAHAQNIPVMIDGAQAIHHIPVDVQELDCDFYVFSAHKMYGPTGVGILYGKEELLNDMAPWQGGGDMIKNVTFEKTTYNELPHKFEAGTPNIAGGIGLGAAIDFINSIGYDFIGEHEAELSRFAVSQLRDIKGLRFIGTAKERAGLVSFVLDGIHPYDTGVILDKLGIAVRTGHHCTQPVMNFFEVPGTVRASFAVYNTKQEVIRLVEGIERVKRMF